A portion of the Glycine max cultivar Williams 82 chromosome 10, Glycine_max_v4.0, whole genome shotgun sequence genome contains these proteins:
- the LOC100811936 gene encoding chaperone protein dnaJ 6, with amino-acid sequence MGKKKKRSRVSEDEEIESDTNPFDKNENSLYQVLGVEKTASQQEIKKAYYKLALRLHPDKNPGDEEAKAKFQQLQNVIAILGDEEKRAVYDQTGFVDDAELAGDVVQNLKEYFRAMYKKVTEADIEEFEANYRGSDIEKNDLIDLYKKCNGNMNRLFCSMLCSDPKLDSHRFKDIIDEVIAAGELKETKAYKKWTKKISEIKPPTSPLRRRAKSSKKQPEKELYAIISQRKHERKDHFDSMFSSLISKYGGGQMPEPSEEEFEAAQRKVESGRSSKKLKRK; translated from the exons atggggaagaagaagaagagaagtagggttTCCGAAGACGAGGAAATCGAATCCGATACCAACCCCTTCGATAAAAACGAAAACTCTCTCTATCAG GTTCTTGGTGTGGAGAAAACAGCATCTCAACAGGAAATAAAGAAGGCATACTACAAGTTGGCATTGAGGCTGCATCCTGATAAGAACCCTGGTGATGAG GAAGCTAAAGCAAAGTTTCAGCAATTGCAAAACGTTATTGCTATTCTTGGGGATGAAGAAAAACGGGCCGTTTATGATCAGACTGGTTTTGTTGATGATGCT GAACTTGCAGGGGATGTTGTTCAGAATCTTAAAGAATATTTCAGAGCAATGTACAAGAAG GTCACTGAAGCTGATATTGAGGAATTTGAAGCAAACTATAGGGGGTCTGACATTGAGAAAAATGATTTGATTGATCTGTACAAGAAGTGCAACGGTAATATGAACAG GCTATTCTGTTCAATGCTTTGTTCAGATCCTAAACTTGACTCACACCGATTCAAGGATATTATTGATGAGGTTATAGCTGCTG GAGAACTAAAGGAAACAAAAGCCTACAAGAAATGGacaaagaaaatatcagaaATCAAGCCACCAACTAGTCCCTTAAGAAGGAGGGCAAA ATCATCAAAGAAGCAACCAGAAAAAGAGCTTTATGCTATCATATCACAACGCAAACATGAGAGGAAAGACCACTTTGATTCCATGTTCTCATCTCTAATTTCAAAGTATGGTGGGGGTCAAATGCCAGAACCCTCTGAAGAGGAATTTGAAGCTGCACAGAGAAAGGTGGAAAGTGGAAGGtcctcaaaaaaattaaagcgaAAATAA